From a single Solanum dulcamara chromosome 4, daSolDulc1.2, whole genome shotgun sequence genomic region:
- the LOC129887100 gene encoding uncharacterized protein LOC129887100 has product MFGRVSSLVTILILAQTGILNSHHEAAHWSCDSNTDIHVQAHFNPGRITLDGQVDDWKDIDGSAFSVLPALDPDADKAYNRGKMTVKVSHDGKEVFFMLQVDGDYTYAEGYSNKTASVAFMFQIGENASYHRMGGCEEGPDTCTNKSCKCHEVDLMHFSIGKAIPGRLYGGNLVDNSEGNGGDRFGHLVDLYCWNPHCRYLDGYGPSVNDTSAQNDWKGTWWHSSLTHSGFIKDDSPYSSSNQSGAYYFEFSRPLRTTDRLQQDAQFTIGKTSKMSVAFWYPVDGKPWHGSGHFSISCDWILLDILPDSSELTKVPQRSSWDTATAFSLLFSVVAFCTSIFVGHRVSRTKNIPFTPMNSL; this is encoded by the exons ATGTTTGGAAGAGTTTCTTCACTTGTGACGATCTTGATTTTGGCTCAAACTGGAATTCTGAATTCTCACCATGAAGCAGCTCACTGGAGTTGCGATTCCAACACCGACATCCATGTTCAAGCCCACTTCAACCCAGGAAGAATTACCCTCGATGGCCAAGTTGATGACTGGAAAGATATTGATGGCTCTGCATTTTCTGTTTTACCTGCTTTAGACCCAGATGCAGATAAGGCATACAATCGTGGGAAAATGACCGTCAAG GTGTCACATGATGGCAAAGAGGTATTCTTCATGTTGCAAGTCGATGGGGATTATACATATGCTGAAGG ATACAGTAACAAGACTGCATCAGTTGCTTTTATGTTTCAAATTGGTGAAAATGCGTCTTATCATAGA ATGGGCGGGTGCGAAGAAGGACCAGATACTTGCACGAACAAGTCATGCAAGTGCCATGAAGTTGACCTTATGCATTTCTCAATAGGAAAGGCAATTCCTGGAAGACTTTATGGAGGGAACCTGGTAGATAACAGTGAGGGAAATGGGGGTGACAG GTTTGGTCATTTGGTTGATTTGTATTGTTGGAACCCACACTGCCGTTATTTGGATGGCTATGGTCCATCAG TAAATGATACTAGTGCACAGAATGATTGGAAAGGAACATGGTGGCACAGTAGCTTGACTCACTCAG GTTTTATTAAGGATGACAGCCCATATTCGTCCAGCAACCAATCCGGTGCATATTACTTTGAATTTTCCAGGCCGCTGAGAACAACGGATCGCCTTCAACAG gATGCTCAGTTCACAATTGGCAAAACAAGTAAGATGTCTGTGGCATTTTGGTACCCCGTGGATGGAAAACCGTGGCACGGGTCTGGTCACTTTTCAATTAGCTGTGATTGGATACTGTTGGATATCTTGCCAGATAGTTCTGAGCTCACCAAGGTGCCACAGAGAAGTTCTTGGGATACTGCTACAGcattctctcttctcttttcagTAGTGGCTTTTTGTACATCCATCTTTGTTGGGCATAGAGTCTCAAGAACCAAGAACATCCCTTTTACACCAATGAACAGTCTTTAA
- the LOC129887099 gene encoding pentatricopeptide repeat-containing protein At1g02370, mitochondrial, with product MIRNLTRQISYETRVNLRTLCTTAAAAAEQSGRHSRLYRRLSALGATKGSVTETINAYTREGRVVKKYELEQCIKELRKYKRYQHALEIMEWMEKRGINLSFGDYGVRLDLIAKVQGITAAEKYFGSLSPSMQNQSTYGALLNCYCVEKMTDKALSFFEKMDQLKFINKSLAFNNLMSLYMRLGQPEKVTPLVQEMKSRKVPLCTFSYNIWMNSYSCLDDIEGVERVFEEIKQENAKECDWTTYSNLAVAYVKAGHNEKAELALKKLEEEMGPRNREAYHYLISLHARISNLGEVYRIWDSLKHSLDTTNSSYLVMLQSLSKRNDTDGLKKCYEEWESSCSTYDMRLANNVIGAYLRHDMLKDAEKVFHCALKRSQGPFFLAWEMFMLFYLRKRQINLAQQCVEAIASLVKENKWRPKYETINKFFEYFLEEKDVGGAEEFYKFLKKVNCLSSDVYCSLLRIYGAANRTTEDMELRIKEDGIEMSCELEELLKSVCPE from the exons ATGATCCGGAATTTGACCCGTCAAATTTCATACGAGACTCGAGTGAACCTCAGAACACTATGTACCACGGCGGCGGCGGCGGCGGAGCAGAGTGGAAGACATTCGCGGCTCTACCGGAGATTGTCGGCTTTAGGAGCGACAAAAGGATCGGTTACTGAAACAATAAATGCGTATACGAGAGAAGGCAGAGTTGTGAAGAAGTATGAACTGGAACAATGCATCAAGGAGCTCCGCAAATATAAAAGATACCAACATGCCCTTGAG ATAATGGAGTGGATGGAGAAAAGAGGTATAAACTTGTCGTTTGGTGATTATGGAGTACGATTGGATCTCATAGCAAAAGTTCAAGGAATAACTGCAGCTGAAAAGTACTTTGGCAGCCTCTCACCCTCCATGCAGAATCAAAGCACTTATGGAGCACTCTTGAATTGCTACTGTGTTGAAAAAATGACAGACAAGGCgttatccttctttgagaaaatggatcaattgaaattcataaataaatCATTGGCATTCAACAATCTTATGTCGTTATATATGAGACTAGGGCAACCAGAAAAAGTTACCCCCTTGGTACAGGAAATGAAGAGCAGAAAGGTTCCGCTATGCACATTTTCGTATAATATCTGGATGAATAGCTATTCTTGTTTAGATGATATAGAAGGAGTGGAAAGAGTCTTCGAGGAGATAAAGCAGGAGAATGCAAAGGAGTGCGATTGGACCACATATAGTAATTTGGCTGTTGCCTATGTTAAGGCTGGGCATAATGAAAAAGCTGAGTTAGCTCTAAAGAAGCTTGAGGAAGAAATGGGACCTCGTAATCGTGAGGCTTACCATTATTTGATTAGTTTGCACGCCAGAATATCTAATCTAGGTGAGGTTTATCGCATTTGGGATTCTCTAAAGCATTCCTTGGATACAACCAATTCTAGTTATCTTGTCATGCTTCAGTCCCTTAGTAAGCGTAACGACACGGATGGTTTAAAGAAATGCTATGAGGAATGGGAATCAAGCTGCTCTACTTATGATATGAGACTAGCAAATAATGTCATTGGTGCTTATCTGAGACATGACATGCTAAAAGATGCGGAGAAAGTCTTTCATTGTGCTTTAAAGAGATCACAAGGACCTTTCTTCTTGGCTTGGGAAATGTTCATGCTTTTCTATTTGAGGAAGCGTCAAATCAATCTTGCTCAACAGTGCGTGGAAGCAATTGCCTCTCtggtaaaggaaaataaatggCGACCAAAATATGAAACCATAAATAAATTTTTCGAGTATTTCCTAGAAGAAAAAGATGTTGGTGGTGCTGAGGAGTTCTACAAGTTTCTGAAGAAGGTAAATTGCCTTAGTAGTGATGTCTATTGTTCATTGCTTCGCATTTACGGAGCTGCCAACAGAACAACAGAAGATATGGAACTGAGAATTAAGGAAGATGGAATTGAAATGAGCTGTGAGCTTGAAGAATTGCTTAAAAGTGTTTGTCCTGAATAA